A region from the Acyrthosiphon pisum isolate AL4f chromosome A1, pea_aphid_22Mar2018_4r6ur, whole genome shotgun sequence genome encodes:
- the LOC100167255 gene encoding fatty acid synthase isoform X2, which produces MAEGTMPARFPQDNQQQTSNGAVNGNSPYSGKDEIVISGISGRLPESNSIAEFRENLYAGLDMVTGDDRRWPAGIHGLPSRTGKLKELEYFDSNFFGVHAKQADVMDPQLRLLLESTYECIVDAGVNPDDVRGTKIGVYIGASNSETDDYLSKLPERVNGYGLTGCCRAMFANRISYTFDFNGPSFAIDTACSSSLVAISQAVQAIENGQCDAAIVGGCNLLLKPCTSLNFHRLSMLSPQGMCKAFDVTGNGYVRSEAVVTVFLQKASVAKRSYATIVGALTNTDGFKDQGITFPSGAMQNKLIQEVYAKCGVNPSEVSYVEAHGTGTKVGDPQEVNSIAEFFTKDRTTPLLIGSVKSNMGHSEPASGLCSLAKIVIALESGKIPGNLHFANPNPDIPALLDGRLQVVNKNWDYSGGYVALNSFGFGGANAHVLLKSNPKPKTAPILNNVPRLIAVSGRTDDAVNNMLKKIADTPLDDGFHALLHDIHANNINGHGYRGYTVLGKSISEVTEVKPTKRPVWFVFSGMGSQWAGMVEGLLQLEPFARAINRAASVLQVEGLDLLSILNSKDETTFDNVLNSFVSITSMQVALVDLLKSIGIEPDGVVGHSVGELGCAYADGTFNADQAILAAFWRGRSILESKLPQGSMAAVGLSWEDTKKRLPADLVAACHNSEDSVTVSGPPSSLTAFVKTLQAEGIFAKEVKSSGYAFHSKYIADAAPKLRNSLERILPNPKPRTSRWISSSIPEALWNTPLAQMSSTAYHVNNLLAPVLFHEALAHVPKDAVVIEIAPHALLQAILKRALGPECSCIGLTKRSTNPEGNISVLLSAIGKLYNAGVQPKIKNLYPAVSYPVAKGTPMIQSLIEWDHSVEWFVSDFVQKEAGSGESVIKVDLSTEEDQYLSGHAIDGRVLFPATGYLTLVWRTFAKLQDKNIEDFPVVIENVQFLRATIMPKDGNVNFLINIFEGTGNFEICEGGSVAVTGRIFVPDDIETEQLELPEPYVDENNLSLKSADIYKDLGLRGYDYKGVFRGVNEADNKGISGKLDWIGNWITYIDTMLQFSILGLKTKELYLPTRMQRVIIDPAKHLEFIETLPENSPVPVYMYRDIDVIKSGGIELRGMKASLAPRRQQSQASPKLEKYTFVPYNADKASPVTDVSSVFAAYLQIALENSAGAMKVKVVEYGGDKPFEGIYMPNVVNILESEPLISLDATLATTQTQALAPFLGPMEVKMIGKSLENGPIESNAHVAIAFDVLQSQNKLNNLTETVKDGGFVLLSESSNVSQSLIENSNLVFISKLSAEDRTFYLLRKLSEELPVSEVIQVSEKSYEWVETLKSALKTAEADPSKKIVLFAQGEDTNGIIGLVNCVKQEPGGNSVRSVFIKDPAAPKFSLTAPLYAAQLKKDLLSNVLKPNGVWGSMRHLKLENQQDKPSLQVEHAYINALTRGDLSSLKWIEGPLTYYKPEYNPNTELCTVYYAPLNFRDIMLASGKLPPDALPGDLAGQDCILGLEFSGRNSKGTRVMGMLAARGLATSVLADPGFLWEVPSKWTLEEASTIPVVYGTAYYALCVRGRMKPGNSLLVHAGTGGVGQAAIAIALHMGVTVYTTVGSKQKREFLKKTFPKLTDKNIANSRDTSFEQHVLRETKGRGVDLVLNSLSDDKLQASVRCLAKDGRFLEIGKLDLSNNSPLGMSVFLKNTTFHGILLDSLFDAKSESEDKKEVVRLLNEGIKNGAVNPLPATVFTESQVEQAFRYIGSGKHIGKVVLKIRDEESTAVVKPATKLVTSIPRSYMNPDKTYVLVGGLGGFGLELANWLIVRGAKNLVLTARSGITTGYQAACVSNWKESGVNVLISKADCSTLKGAQQLIDDSNKLGPVGGVFNLAAVLRDAFLENQTPQDFEIVSKPKVIGTKNLDSVTRKSCPELDHFVVFSSVSCGRGNAGQTNYGFANSVMERICEARQEAGLPGLAIQWGAIGDVGLIMETMGGNDTVVGGTLPQRMASCLSAFDVFLQHPQPVLASMVLAEKRKGGSVGAGQVSLIEAVANILGIKDTKNINASATLADLGMDSLMGAEIKQTLERNYDLVLSVGEIRTLTVKRLKELQSDGSEVPVDTPNGVTAGNDQVEFSQSLVPQETVVSMKKEEISKPNVFMFSAIEGFVSALEEVASKLPYNIYGLQCTEDAPTDSMASMAKFFVAKIKEIQKSGPYNLVGYSFGASVAFETGVALEAAGDKVSLVLLDGSPSYVLTHQNAFKNRHSDNKVDDRDAFAYFVLLFKELDYQVVFDQIATKTTKEEQLEEAVKILSDLPLNKDELKTAAKLFHGKLFVSFYYKPEQKFNGSVTLVTAKDNFVSLGPDYGLKPLCKGSLNIHSVSGDHRQIVKGESANSVAQIISSSFLSK; this is translated from the exons ATGG CTGAAGGCACAATGCCAGCAAGATTCCCACAGGATAACCAACAACAAACCAGCAATGGTGCTGTGAACGGTAACTCTCCATACTCTGGAAAAGATGAGATAGTCATCAGTGGTATTTCCGGACGTCTTCCAGAATCAAATTCAATCGCAGAGTTCAGGGAAAATCTGTATGCTGGCCTTGATATGGTTACAGGCGATGATCGTCGTTGGCCAGCTG GTATCCATGGCCTCCCATCAAGAACTGGTAAACTCAAGGAATTGGAATATTTTGATTCCAATTTCTTTGGAGTGCACGCTAAACAGGCTGATGTTATGGACCCACAACTGAGATTACTTTTGGAATCTACTTACGAATGTATTGTGGATGCTG GCGTGAACCCAGATGATGTCCGTGGAACTAAAATTGGTGTTTACATTGGTGCGTCCAACAGTGAAACTGACGATTATTTGAGTAAACTGCCAGAACGTGTCAATGGTTATGGATTGACTGGATGTTGCCGGGCTATGTTTGCCAATAGAATCTCATACACATTTGATTTTAATGGACCCAGTTTTGCCATAGACACAGCATGTTCCAGCAGTTTAGTTGCAATCTCACAAGCAGTGCAAGCTATTGAAAACGGGCAGTGTGATGCAGCTATTGTAGGAGGCTGCAACTTATTGCTGAAACCTTGTACTTCATTGAATTTTCATAGATTGAGCATGTTATCTCCACAAGGAATGTGCAAAGCCTTCGATGTCACAG gaaatGGATATGTGAGGAGTGAGGCTGTTGTCACAGTATTCTTGCAAAAGGCTAGTGTAGCAAAACGTAGTTATGCCACTATTGTGGGAGCCCTTACTAACACTGATGGATTTAAAGATCAAGGAATTACATTCCCAAGTGGTGCTATGCAAAACAAACTCATCCAAGAAGTTTATGCTAAATGTGGTGTTAATCCATCTGAGGTGTCATATGTGGAAGCTCACGGAACAGGAACCAAA GTTGGTGATCCACAAGAAGTTAATTCTATTGCTGAATTTTTCACTAAAGATCGTACCACACCTCTGTTAATCGGTTCTGTTAAATCAAACATGGGCCATTCTGAACCTGCTTCTGGTCTTTGTTCATTAGCTAAAATCGTAATTGCCTTAGAATCTGGAAAGATTCCTGGAAATCTTCACTTTGCCAACCCAAACCCTGACATTCCAGCTTTATTAGATGGAAGATtacaa GTTGTGAACAAAAACTGGGACTACAGCGGAGGCTATGTAGCCCTTAACTCTTTTGGTTTTGGTGGTGCTAATGCTCATGTTTTATTGAAGTCTAATCCTAAACCAAAGACTGCTCCAATTCTTAATAATGTACCACGTTTGATTGCCGTATCTGGAAGAACAGATGATGCAGTGAACAACatgttaaaaaaa ATTGCTGATACACCATTAGATGATGGGTTTCATGCTTTATTACATGATATCCATGCTAACAATATTAATGGACATGGTTATAGAGGATACACAGTCCTTGGAAAATCAATCTCTGAAGTGACa GAAGTTAAGCCTACTAAAAGACCAGTTTGGTTTGTTTTCTCTGGAATGGGAAGTCAATGGGCTGGTATGGTTGAAGGGCTTCTTCAATTGGAACCATTTGCCAGGGCAATTAACAGAGCTGCATCTGTACTTCAAGTTGAAGGTCTAGATTTGCTAAGCATTCTTAACTCAAAAGACGAAACAACATTTGACAATGTTCTCAACTCATTTGTATCTATAACATCCATGCAG GTTGCTTTAGTCGATCTATTGAAATCAATTGGAATTGAACCAGATGGTGTCGTTGGTCACTCAGTTGGTGAACTTGGTTGTGCATACGCCGATGGTACATTTAATGCTGATCAAGCAATTTTAGCTGCATTCTGGAGAGGTCGTAGCATTTTGGAATCTAAATTGCCTCAAGGATCTATGGCTGCTGTtg gtttatCATGGGAAGATACTAAAAAACGATTGCCTGCTGACTTGGTCGCTGCTTGTCATAATAGTGAAGATAGTGTAACAGTGTCTGGCCCACCATCAAGTCTTACTGCTTTTGTCAAAACTTTACAAGCCGAAGGAATTTTTGCTAAAGAAGTTAAGAGTTCTGGATATGCTTTCCATTCCAAATACATTGCTGATGCTGCACCTAAGCTCCGCAACAGCTTAGAAAGA attttacCGAATCCAAAACCTCGTACCTCCCGATGGATCAGTTCTTCCATTCCTGAAGCTTTATGGAACACTCCACTTGCTCAAATGAGTTCAACTGCTTACCATGTAAACAACTTATTGGCTCCAGTCTTATTCCAT gaagCTCTTGCTCATGTGCCAAAAGACGCTGTTGTCATTGAAATCGCACCACATGCATTACTTCAAGCCATCCTTAAAAGGGCACTAGGACCTGAGTGCTCTTGTATTGGTCTTACTAAGCGTTCAACAAACCCCGAGGGAAACATTTCTGTTTTGTTATCAGCCATTGGaaa aCTCTACAATGCTGGAGTTcaacctaaaattaaaaacctataccCAGCTGTCTCATATCCAGTAGCAAAAGGAACGCCTATGATTCAGTCATTAATCGAATGGGATCATTCTGTTGAATGGTTTGTTTCCGATTTTGTTCAAAAG GAAGCTGGATCCGGAGAATCTGTTATTAAAGTTGATTTAAGTACAGAAGAAGACCAATATTTATCTGGACATGCCATTGATGGTAGAGTATTATTCCCTGCTACTGGATATTTG acACTTGTATGGAGAACTTTTGCTAAACTTCAAGATAAGAACATCGAAGACTTTCCAgttgttattgaaaatgtacaatttttacgTGCAACTATAATGCCTAAagatg GAAACGTAAACTTCctcattaacatttttgaagGAACTGGCAATTTTGAGATTTGTGAAGGTGGCTCAGTTGCTGTTACTGGTCGTATCTTTGTTCCTGATGACATTGAAACAGAACAATTAGAATTACCTGAACCATATGTCgacgaaaataatttatctcTTAAATCGGCAGACATCTACAAAGATTTGGGATTAAGAGGATATGACTACAAAGGAGTGTTCCGTGGAGTTAACGAAGCTGATAACAAAG gcATCAGTGGAAAACTGGATTGGATTGGAAACTGGATCACCTACATTGATACAATGTTGCAGTTCTCTATTTTGGGTTTGAAAACTAAAGAATTGTATTTGCCAACAAGAATGCAAAGAGTTATTATTGACCCAGCAAAACATTTGGAATTCATTGAAACCTTACCAGAAAATAGCC ccGTCCCAGTATACATGTACAGAGATATTGATGTCATCAAATCTGGCGGTATCGAATTGCGCGGCATGAAAGCAAGTTTGGCTCCAAGAAGACAACAATCACAGGCTTCCCCTAAATTGGAAAAGTACACATTTGTACCATACAATGCTGATAAg GCTTCACCCGTGACAGACGTCTCAAGTGTTTTCGCTGCTTACCTCCAGATTGCCTTGGAAAATAGTGCTGGCGCAATGAAAGTGAAAGTTGTTGAATATGGAGGAGACAAACCATTTGAAGGAATTTATATGCCTAATGTTGTCAACATTCTGGAATCTGAACCCTTAATATCT ttggaTGCAACCTTAGCTACCACTCAAACACAAGCCTTGGCTCCATTCTTGGGACCGATGGAAGTAAAAATGATTGGAAAATCATTAGAAAATGGTCCTATTGAATCTAACGCTCATGTAGCAATTGCGTTTGATGTGTTACAatcacaaaataaattgaacaactTGACAGAGACAGTTAAAGATGGTGGCTTTGTCCTTCTTTCTGAATCCAGTAATGTGTCTCAAAGCCTCATTGAAAATAGTAATCTTGTTTTTATAAGCAAGTTATCTGCTGAAGATAGAACCTTCTATTTGTTGAGAAAG CTTAGTGAAGAACTACCTGTTAGTGAAGTTATCCAAGTGTCTGAAAAATCTTACGAGTGGGTTGAGACATTAAAATCAGCTCTAAAAACTGCAGAAGCTGACCCGAGCAAGAAAATAGTTTTGTTCGCTCAAGGAGAAGACACTAATGGAATTATCGGTCTGGTTAATTGTGTCAAACAAGAACCTGGTGGTAACAGTGTCAGATCAGTATTCATTAAAGATCCGGCTGCACCAAAATTCTCTTTAACCGCTCCCCTGTATGCTGCACAGTTGAAAAAAGATTTATTGAGCAATGTTTTGAAGCCTAATGGAGTGTGGGGTTCAATGAGACATTTGAAATTAGAAAACCAACAGGATAAGCCCTCGTTACAAGTAGAGCATGCTTATATTAATGCTTTGACAAGAGGAGATTTGAGTAGTTTGAAATGGATTGAAGGTCCCTTGACTTATTACAA accgGAATACAACCCAAATACTGAATTGTGTACTGTTTACTACGCACCACTCAACTTCCGTGATATCATGTTAGCATCTGGAAAACTTCCTCCTGATGCATTGCCTGGTGATTTGGCAGGACAA gaCTGCATTCTTGGACTTGAATTCTCTGGTCGTAACTCTAAAGGTACAAGAGTGATGGGTATGCTTGCTGCTAGAGGATTGGCTACAAGTGTTCTCGCTGATCCTGGGTTCTTGTGGGAAGTACCTAGCAAATGGACATTGGAAGAAGCATCGACTATACCCGTTGTTTATGGAACT GCCTACTATGCACTCTGTGTTAGAGGACGAATGAAGCCAGGTAACTCATTGTTAGTTCACGCTGGTACTGGAGGTGTAGGTCAAGCAGCTATTGCTATTGCTCTGCATATGGGTGTTACCGTTTACACTACTGTTGGTAGCAAACAAAAGAGAGAATTCTTGAAAAAAACTTTCCCtaag ttaactgataaaaatattgcCAACTCCCGTGACACGAGTTTTGAACAACATGTATTGAGAGAGACAAAAGGTCGTGGTGTAGATCTTGTCCTGAATTCATTGTCAGATGATAAACTCCAAGCATCTGTCCGTTGTTTAGCCAAAGATGGCCGATTCCTTGAAATTGGTAAACTTGATTTGTCCAACAACAGTCCACTAGGAATGTCTGTTTTCTTGAAAAATACTACATTCCACGGAATTCTTTTGGACTCTTTGTTTGATGCCAAATCCGAAAGTGAAGACAAGAAAGAAGTTGTAAGGTTGCTAAACGAAGGTATAAAGAATGGCGCAGTAAATCCTCTACCAGCCACAGTATTCACTGAATCTCAAGTCGAACAAGCGTTCAGATATATTGGCTCTGGTAAACATATTGGAAAAGTAGTACTGAAAATCAGAGACGAAGAATCAACAGCAGTTGTTAAACCTGCAACCAAACTAGTAACTTCAATTCCACGGTCTTACATGAACCCAGACAAAACATATGTGCTTGTCGGAGGTCTTGGAGGATTTGGGTTGGAATTAGCCAATTGGTTGATTGTCAGAGGAGCCAAAAACCTTGTTCTGACTGCTAGAAGTGGAATCACTACTGGTTACCAAGCTGCATGCGTTAGCAATTGGAAAGAATCTGGTGTTAATGTATTGATCTCCAAGGCAGATTGTTCAACATTAAAAGGAgctcaacaattaattgatgaCAGTAACAAATTGGGACCAGTTGGAGGTGTATTCAATTTGGCTGct gtatTGAGAGATGCATTCTTAGAAAATCAAACACCACAAGATTTTGAAATTGTGAGCAAACCTAAAGTAATTGGTACTAAAAACTTAGACTCAGTTACCAGGAAGTCTTGCCCCGAACTCGATCACTTTGTTGTGTTCTCATCTGTATCTTGTGGACGTGGTAATGCTGGCCAAACCAACTACGGTTTTGCCAATTCTGTCATGGAAAGAATTTGTGAAGCTAGACAAGAAGCTGGACTCCCAGGG TTGGCTATTCAATGGGGAGCTATTGGAGATGTTGGTCTTATCATGGAAACAATGGGAGGAAATGATACAGTTGTCGGCGGTACATTGCCACAGCGTATGGCATCATGTTTAAGTGCTTTTGATGTATTTTTGCAACATCCACAACCTGTCTTGGCTTCTATGGTATTGGCTGAAAAAAGGAAGGGTGGTTCTGTTGGTGCCGGACAAGTGAGCCTAATTGAAGCTGTTGCCAATATTCTTGGTATCAAAGACACCAAAAATATCAACGCCTCAGCAACTCTAGCTGATCTGGGTATGGACTCCTTGATGGGTGCTGAAATTAAACAAACACTTGAAAGAAACTATGATTTGGTGTTGAGTGTTGGAGAAATCAGAACTTTAACTGTTAAGAGATTAAAAGAATTGCAAAGTGATGGTAGTGAAGTTCCTGTGGATACACCTAATGGCGTGACTGCTGGAAACGATCAG GTTGAGTTCAGTCAAAGTTTAGTTCCTCAAGAAACTGTTGTCAGTATGAAGAAGGAAGAAATTAGCAAGCCTAATGTGTTTATGTTTAGTGCAATTGAAGGTTTTGTGTCAGCACTAGAAGAAGTAGCATCTAAAttaccttataatatttatggacTTCAATGTACTGAAGATGCTCCAACTGATTCAATGGCGTCTATGGCAAAATTCTTTGTAGCC aaaattaaagaaATCCAAAAGTCTGGGCCATACAACCTCGTAGGATACTCGTTTGGTGCATCAGTTGCGTTTGAAACTGGTGTAGCACTAGAAGCTGCTGGTGACAAAGTCAGCCTTGTACTGTTGGATGGTTCTCCATCTTATGTTTTGACACAtcaaaatgcttttaaaaaccGTCATTCTGATAACAAAGTAGATGATAGGGATGCTTTTGCATACTTTGTATTACTCTTCAAGGAATTAGACTACCAAGTg gtcTTTGACCAAATTGCCACTAAAACGACAAAAGAAGAACAACTAGAAGAGGCAGTGAAAATCTTATCTGATTTACCCTTAAACAAAGATGAACTGAAAACTGCAGCTAAACTGTTCCATGGAAAGCTGTTTGTTTCGTTCTACTACAAACCTGAACAGAAATTCAATGGAAGTGTCACCTTGGTTACAGCCAAAGACAATTTTGTATCCCTTGGACCTGATTATGGACTGAAACcc cTTTGCAAAGGTTCTTTAAACATTCACTCTGTTTCGGGAGATCACAGACAAATAGTGAAAGGTGAATCGGCCAACTCCGTGGCACAGATAATCTCTTCATCATTTCTGTCTAAGTAA